Proteins co-encoded in one Funiculus sociatus GB2-C1 genomic window:
- a CDS encoding TspO/MBR family protein, with the protein MIKSWMVIGGVTFLVAGLSNLITPNDVKWFKRLQRPRWLTFEAAIPLIWIVVFICGAWSAYVVWERTKNWWLMGFYVLLELVTVAYNPLMLRLRSLKVGTIVGGIGFILSLILALTVLRISAVASVLLIPYLLWSPIGTYTTWVLAKLNPDDA; encoded by the coding sequence ATGATTAAATCTTGGATGGTGATTGGAGGCGTAACTTTTTTAGTTGCTGGCTTGAGCAACTTAATTACGCCAAATGATGTTAAGTGGTTCAAACGTCTGCAAAGACCGAGATGGTTAACTTTTGAGGCGGCTATTCCTTTGATTTGGATAGTAGTTTTTATTTGTGGTGCTTGGTCAGCTTATGTTGTCTGGGAACGCACCAAAAATTGGTGGCTAATGGGCTTCTACGTGTTACTAGAATTAGTTACAGTTGCCTACAACCCGCTGATGTTGAGGCTCCGCAGTCTCAAAGTCGGCACCATCGTAGGCGGAATTGGTTTCATATTAAGTTTGATTTTGGCACTGACTGTATTACGAATCTCGGCTGTTGCATCTGTGTTGTTAATTCCCTATTTACTCTGGAGTCCGATAGGAACTTACACTACTTGGGTATTGGCTAAACTCAATCCTGATGATGCTTAG